One Staphylococcus simiae genomic region harbors:
- the proC gene encoding pyrroline-5-carboxylate reductase: protein MKLVFYGAGNMAQAIFTGIINSSNLDPNDIYLTNKSNEQALKDFATKLGVNYSYDDKQLLKDADYVFLGTKPHDFDALAERITEHVSESNRFISIMAGIPIDYIQQQLNCKNPIARIMPNTNAQVGHSVTGISFSTNFDPKSKDEVNDLVKAFGSVIEVSEDHLHQVTAITGSGPAFLYHVFEQYVKAGTKLGLEKEQVEESIRNLIIGTSKMIERSDLSMAQLRKNITSKGGTTQAGLDTLSQYDIVANFEDCLNAAVERSIELSNVED from the coding sequence ATGAAACTTGTATTTTATGGCGCTGGAAACATGGCTCAAGCAATATTTACTGGCATCATTAACTCTAGTAATTTAGATCCTAATGATATTTACTTAACAAATAAGTCTAACGAACAAGCGTTGAAAGATTTTGCTACTAAACTAGGTGTTAATTATAGTTATGATGATAAACAATTATTAAAAGATGCTGATTATGTATTTTTAGGGACTAAACCTCATGATTTTGATGCGCTTGCTGAACGTATAACTGAACATGTTAGTGAAAGTAATCGTTTCATTTCTATCATGGCTGGTATACCTATAGATTACATTCAACAACAATTAAATTGTAAAAATCCTATCGCACGAATTATGCCAAATACTAATGCACAAGTTGGTCATTCCGTAACTGGAATCAGTTTTTCAACTAATTTCGATCCCAAATCTAAAGATGAAGTGAACGACCTAGTTAAAGCTTTTGGCTCTGTTATTGAAGTGTCTGAGGATCACTTACATCAAGTTACTGCCATCACTGGAAGCGGTCCAGCATTTTTATATCATGTCTTTGAACAATATGTTAAAGCTGGTACAAAATTAGGTTTAGAAAAAGAACAAGTCGAAGAATCTATTAGAAATTTAATTATAGGGACAAGTAAGATGATTGAGCGTTCAGATTTAAGTATGGCTCAATTACGTAAAAATATTACCTCCAAAGGTGGTACAACTCAAGCTGGCTTAGACACATTATCTCAATATGATATCGTGGCCAATTTTGAAGACTGTTTAAATGCTGCAGTTGAACGAAGTATTGAATTATCTAATGTTGAAGATTAA
- a CDS encoding SDR family NAD(P)-dependent oxidoreductase yields the protein MIGQHYVVTGGTSGLGKALVLKLLAKKVHVTLLVRDTNKAHQLYKNQYPELIKIVSCDLTCQEDIQHLANIFASLPNIDGFIYSAGMGYFKAIDQHNDKEMINTYQLNLIAFNLLLSVLRPFINDDGHIVGITSQAAFVTQAYAAHYGASKAAIYALLNALRLEEPTLHIMTVNTGPIATPFHQKADPSNTYAKKVEKLMINADELADKIIKGILNRQLEINAPRWMHYMLKMYQLAPRFAEKNFKRLFSNKVDKGE from the coding sequence TTGATAGGACAACATTATGTTGTTACAGGTGGAACAAGTGGACTTGGTAAAGCACTTGTCTTAAAATTGTTGGCCAAAAAAGTTCATGTAACATTGTTAGTGCGTGATACAAACAAAGCACATCAATTATATAAAAATCAATATCCCGAGTTAATAAAAATTGTATCATGCGATTTAACTTGCCAAGAAGACATACAACATTTAGCTAATATTTTCGCATCATTACCCAACATAGACGGCTTTATCTATAGCGCTGGAATGGGTTACTTTAAAGCTATAGACCAACATAATGATAAAGAAATGATTAATACATATCAATTGAATCTTATAGCTTTTAATTTATTGTTATCTGTATTACGACCATTTATCAATGATGATGGCCATATTGTTGGCATTACAAGTCAAGCAGCATTTGTTACTCAAGCATATGCGGCTCACTACGGTGCCTCAAAAGCAGCAATTTATGCATTATTAAACGCTTTAAGATTAGAAGAACCAACATTGCATATTATGACAGTTAACACTGGGCCAATAGCCACACCATTTCATCAAAAAGCAGATCCTAGCAACACATATGCTAAAAAAGTTGAAAAATTAATGATTAATGCGGATGAGCTTGCAGATAAAATTATTAAAGGTATTCTTAATAGACAGTTAGAAATTAATGCGCCTCGTTGGATGCATTATATGTTGAAAATGTATCAACTGGCACCACGATTTGCTGAAAAAAATTTTAAAAGACTGTTTAGTAATAAAGTTGACAAGGGGGAGTAA
- the zwf gene encoding glucose-6-phosphate dehydrogenase gives MSTNNKHIPCLITIFGATGDLSHRKLFPSIFHLYQQDNLDEHIAIIGIGRRDLTNDDFRNQVKSSIQKHVKDTHKIDAFMEHVFYHKHDVSEEESYQELLTFSNKLDEEFKLQGNRLFYLAMAPQFFGVISDFLKSSGLTKTNGFKRLVIEKPFGSDLKSAEALNNQIRKSFKEEEIYRIDHYLGKDMVQNIEVLRFANAMFEPLWNNKYISNIQVTSSEVLGVEDRGGYYESSGALKDMVQNHMLQMVALLAMEAPISLNSDDIRAEKVKVLKSLRHLQPEDVKKNFVRGQYGEGYIDGEKVKAYRDEDRVADDSETPTFVSGKLTIDNFRWAGVPFYIRTGKRMKTKTIQVVVEFKEVPMNLYYETDKRLDSNLLVINIQPNEGVSLHLNAKKNTQGIETEPVQLSYSMSAQDKMNTVDAYENLLFDCLKGDATNFTHWEELKSTWKFVDAIQDQWNMIDPEFPNYVSGTNGPLESDLLLSRDGNQWWDDIH, from the coding sequence TTGAGTACTAACAACAAACATATTCCTTGTTTAATCACAATTTTTGGTGCAACTGGTGATTTAAGTCACAGAAAATTATTCCCATCTATTTTCCATCTTTATCAACAGGATAATTTAGATGAACATATAGCAATCATCGGTATCGGACGTCGTGACCTTACTAATGATGATTTCCGAAATCAAGTTAAATCATCAATTCAAAAGCACGTTAAAGATACACATAAAATAGATGCCTTTATGGAACATGTTTTTTATCATAAGCATGATGTCAGTGAAGAAGAAAGTTATCAAGAGTTATTAACATTTAGTAATAAGCTAGATGAAGAATTTAAATTACAAGGTAATCGCCTATTTTACTTAGCTATGGCGCCACAATTCTTTGGTGTCATTTCAGATTTCTTAAAATCATCTGGCTTAACTAAAACAAATGGCTTTAAACGTTTAGTCATTGAAAAACCTTTTGGTAGTGATTTGAAATCTGCAGAAGCACTTAATAATCAAATTCGTAAATCATTTAAAGAAGAAGAAATATACCGAATTGACCATTATTTAGGTAAAGATATGGTACAAAATATTGAAGTATTAAGATTTGCAAATGCTATGTTCGAACCATTATGGAATAATAAATATATTTCAAATATTCAAGTTACGTCTTCAGAAGTATTAGGAGTTGAAGATCGTGGAGGCTACTATGAATCAAGTGGTGCTTTAAAAGATATGGTACAAAACCATATGTTACAAATGGTTGCCTTATTAGCTATGGAAGCGCCTATTAGTTTAAATAGTGACGATATCCGTGCTGAAAAAGTTAAAGTATTGAAATCATTACGCCACTTACAACCTGAAGATGTTAAGAAGAACTTTGTTCGCGGACAATATGGTGAAGGCTATATTGATGGTGAAAAAGTTAAAGCATATCGTGATGAAGATCGTGTTGCCGATGATTCAGAAACACCTACATTTGTATCTGGTAAATTAACGATCGATAATTTTAGATGGGCTGGTGTTCCTTTCTATATCCGAACAGGTAAACGTATGAAAACTAAAACGATTCAGGTCGTTGTTGAATTTAAAGAAGTCCCTATGAATCTATATTATGAAACTGATAAACGTCTTGATTCTAATTTATTAGTCATTAATATCCAACCTAATGAAGGTGTATCGTTGCATTTAAATGCTAAGAAAAACACTCAAGGTATAGAAACTGAACCAGTACAATTATCATATTCTATGAGTGCACAAGACAAAATGAACACAGTAGATGCGTATGAAAATCTATTATTCGACTGTCTAAAAGGTGATGCGACTAACTTTACGCATTGGGAAGAACTTAAATCTACTTGGAAATTTGTAGATGCCATTCAAGATCAATGGAATATGATTGACCCAGAGTTCCCTAATTATGTTTCAGGTACTAACGGTCCACTAGAAAGTGATTTATTATTATCACGTGATGGTAATCAATGGTGGGACGATATTCATTAA
- a CDS encoding IS30 family transposase, translating to MTQNHCNTIKHKGTHLTYEERIRIETLKDLGFSNRAIARELGRAPQTIHNEIKRGTTRQISRQKYQDKVYEYEQFQYIPSLAQQNYYKNRQRCGAQSLWRKNPHFIAWADDLMIQQRWSPEAVVACAHRENVFRKDLIPCVTTLYAWINDNIMATKNIHLLEKLKRRMSNQTYHRTHRRILGPSIEQRPQDVQSRQTFGHWEIDTVISTKDKSKPVILTLVERATRFEILKLINDKSAHSVSQGLTSIFKHLKSLTPHIFKSITADNGSEFASLYEEFGHDINIYFAHPFSSFERGTSENQHKMLRRFIPKGTDLSTVSQCRLKQVQQFMNDYPRKILGYDTAHHRMAQALKVLNLL from the coding sequence ATGACGCAAAATCATTGTAACACGATAAAACATAAAGGAACACACCTAACTTATGAAGAACGCATTCGTATCGAAACCCTTAAAGATTTAGGCTTTTCTAATCGTGCTATTGCACGTGAATTAGGACGTGCGCCTCAAACTATCCATAATGAAATAAAACGCGGTACTACACGTCAAATTTCACGCCAAAAATATCAAGATAAAGTTTATGAATATGAACAATTCCAATATATTCCATCACTCGCACAACAAAATTACTACAAGAATCGACAACGTTGTGGCGCACAATCTTTATGGCGGAAAAATCCTCATTTTATAGCTTGGGCTGATGACTTAATGATTCAACAACGTTGGTCACCTGAAGCTGTTGTGGCATGTGCTCATCGTGAAAATGTATTCCGTAAAGATTTAATACCATGTGTGACAACTTTATATGCTTGGATTAATGATAATATCATGGCGACTAAAAATATCCATCTTTTAGAGAAGTTAAAACGTCGAATGTCTAATCAAACTTATCATCGTACACATCGTCGTATTTTAGGTCCAAGTATTGAACAGCGTCCACAGGACGTCCAATCTCGTCAAACCTTTGGACATTGGGAAATCGATACTGTCATCAGTACCAAAGATAAATCTAAACCTGTCATCTTAACACTCGTTGAACGTGCTACACGTTTTGAAATCTTAAAGCTGATTAATGATAAAAGCGCTCATTCAGTCTCACAAGGATTAACATCAATATTTAAGCATTTAAAGTCGCTCACACCACATATATTCAAATCAATCACAGCAGATAATGGCTCAGAATTCGCATCATTATATGAAGAATTTGGTCATGACATCAATATTTATTTCGCACATCCATTTTCATCATTTGAACGTGGTACCAGTGAAAATCAACATAAAATGTTACGTCGATTTATACCTAAAGGAACTGATCTATCAACCGTGAGTCAATGTCGCTTAAAACAAGTGCAACAATTTATGAATGATTATCCTAGAAAAATCCTAGGCTATGACACAGCTCATCATAGAATGGCTCAAGCATTAAAAGTATTAAATCTATTATAG
- the rnz gene encoding ribonuclease Z, translated as MDVTFFGTSAGLPTKERNTQAIALNLEPYSNSIWLFDVGEGTQHQILHHSLKLGKVSHIFITHMHGDHIFGLPGLLSSRSFQGGDGKPLTLIGPKGIKDFVEMSLSLSESHLNYAITYIEIDEDLSYSHEGFTVEARILNHGIPSYGYRIEAPETTGTINVQALRAIGLEPGPKYQEVKLQDTFEYNGHLYQSQDFRGQSKKGPIIAVFGDTKPCANEQYIAQNADLMIHEATYIEGEKTLANNYHHSHIDDVFELIKKAQVKHSLITHLSNRYNVEDIEQINQELQNSADTPHFSFVKDFDSFKI; from the coding sequence ATGGATGTTACATTTTTTGGTACGAGTGCCGGTTTACCTACAAAAGAAAGAAATACACAAGCAATTGCATTAAACTTAGAACCGTATTCTAATTCCATATGGCTGTTCGACGTTGGAGAAGGCACACAACATCAAATTTTACATCATTCTCTGAAATTAGGAAAAGTGAGCCATATTTTTATCACACATATGCATGGTGATCATATTTTTGGCTTACCCGGCCTACTTTCAAGTCGATCATTCCAAGGAGGCGATGGAAAGCCCCTTACATTAATAGGGCCAAAAGGTATTAAAGATTTTGTGGAAATGTCACTATCATTATCAGAATCTCATTTAAATTATGCTATTACATATATTGAAATTGATGAGGACTTATCATATAGTCATGAAGGTTTTACTGTAGAAGCACGTATCTTAAATCATGGGATACCATCATATGGTTATCGTATTGAAGCCCCAGAAACAACAGGTACCATTAATGTACAGGCGCTAAGAGCTATTGGTTTAGAACCTGGCCCTAAGTATCAAGAAGTTAAATTACAAGATACATTTGAATATAATGGACATCTTTATCAATCACAAGATTTTAGAGGACAATCAAAAAAAGGTCCTATTATTGCTGTTTTTGGTGATACGAAACCTTGTGCCAATGAACAATACATAGCACAAAATGCAGATTTAATGATACATGAAGCGACTTATATAGAAGGTGAAAAAACACTCGCTAATAATTATCATCATAGCCACATTGATGATGTTTTTGAGCTGATAAAGAAGGCCCAAGTAAAACATAGTTTAATCACGCATTTAAGTAACCGTTACAATGTTGAAGATATCGAACAAATTAATCAAGAATTACAGAATAGTGCAGATACACCACACTTTAGCTTTGTTAAAGATTTTGATAGTTTTAAGATATAA
- a CDS encoding NAD(P)/FAD-dependent oxidoreductase, which produces MAGGPAGLASALTLGRALKTTLVINNDSPRNKVTEHSHAFLTQDGVTPSTLRQSAQHDVDKYADVERLNDTVIDIKKIEQYFEVQTLNSTFKARKIMICTGLKQKLPTIEGIEDCYGKSVFYCPWCDGYELKDQSLIVSVPSEHIRFMAKLISNWVSDIVMNPSDGNHLTQEDIQYFQNKKIQLINGKIKRFEHDNGQLSHVIFEDGKTITRSADLVGIELDSHFNFLTSLNLKRADDDSIDIDEFGETSVRGVFVAGESSTIRPSQLIDAASSGNNIAKFVAMQIIDEDDIK; this is translated from the coding sequence TTGGCGGGGGGGCCTGCAGGTCTTGCTAGCGCCTTAACATTAGGACGCGCACTTAAAACGACTTTAGTTATTAATAACGATAGTCCAAGAAATAAAGTTACTGAACATTCGCATGCTTTTTTAACTCAAGATGGTGTTACACCTAGTACTTTACGTCAAAGCGCACAACACGATGTTGACAAATATGCTGACGTAGAACGACTTAACGACACAGTTATTGATATTAAGAAGATTGAACAATATTTTGAAGTACAAACTTTAAATTCAACATTTAAAGCACGTAAAATAATGATTTGTACTGGTTTAAAACAAAAATTACCTACTATAGAAGGTATTGAAGATTGTTATGGCAAATCTGTTTTTTACTGTCCATGGTGTGATGGTTATGAACTCAAAGATCAATCGTTAATCGTATCTGTTCCATCTGAACATATTAGGTTTATGGCAAAATTAATTTCAAATTGGGTTAGCGATATTGTGATGAACCCTTCTGATGGCAACCATTTAACTCAAGAGGACATACAGTACTTTCAAAATAAAAAAATCCAACTTATAAATGGAAAAATTAAACGCTTTGAACATGATAATGGTCAACTAAGTCATGTTATTTTTGAAGATGGTAAGACTATCACACGTTCTGCTGATTTAGTTGGTATTGAATTGGATAGCCATTTCAACTTTTTAACATCATTAAATTTAAAACGAGCAGATGATGATAGTATTGATATCGATGAATTTGGAGAAACATCAGTTAGAGGTGTGTTCGTTGCTGGCGAATCATCAACGATTAGACCTTCACAATTGATTGACGCTGCTTCAAGTGGTAATAATATTGCTAAGTTTGTTGCAATGCAAATCATCGATGAAGATGATATTAAATAA
- a CDS encoding AraC family transcriptional regulator has translation MDVIKQIQQAIVYIEDRLLEPFNLQELSDYVGLSPYHLDQSFKMIVGLSPEAYARARKMTLAANDVVNGATRLMDIAKKYHYANSNDFANDFSDFHGVSPIQASTKKDELQIQKRLYIKLSTTERAPYRYRLEKTEDISLVGYVRFIETKDLSHPFNVPDFLEDLLIDGKIKELRRYNDISPFELFVVSCPLDDGLEIFVGVPSERYPAHLESRYLPSRHYAKFNLQGEIDYATNEAWYYIESSLQLTLPYERNSLYVEVYPLDITFEDSFTKIQLWVPVKQGSYHEY, from the coding sequence TTGGACGTTATCAAGCAAATACAACAGGCAATTGTTTATATTGAAGATCGTTTATTAGAGCCGTTCAATTTGCAAGAATTAAGTGATTACGTTGGGCTTTCGCCTTATCATCTTGATCAATCTTTTAAAATGATTGTCGGCTTATCACCAGAAGCTTATGCAAGAGCTCGTAAAATGACTTTGGCAGCTAATGATGTAGTAAATGGTGCAACACGCTTAATGGATATCGCAAAAAAGTATCATTACGCGAATTCTAATGATTTCGCTAATGATTTCAGTGATTTTCATGGTGTATCTCCTATTCAAGCATCAACTAAAAAAGATGAGTTACAAATTCAAAAGAGATTATATATTAAACTATCCACTACTGAAAGAGCTCCTTATCGCTATAGATTAGAAAAAACAGAAGATATTTCATTAGTTGGCTATGTTCGCTTTATTGAAACAAAGGATTTATCGCATCCTTTCAACGTACCCGATTTTTTAGAAGACTTGCTCATCGATGGTAAGATAAAAGAGTTAAGGCGTTATAATGATATCAGCCCTTTCGAACTTTTTGTCGTTAGTTGTCCTTTGGATGATGGTTTAGAAATTTTTGTAGGCGTTCCAAGTGAAAGGTACCCTGCTCACTTAGAAAGTAGATATTTACCTAGCAGACATTATGCTAAATTTAATTTACAAGGTGAAATTGATTATGCAACAAATGAAGCTTGGTACTATATTGAATCTAGTCTACAATTAACATTACCTTATGAACGCAATAGTTTATATGTTGAGGTCTATCCTCTTGATATCACATTTGAAGATTCATTTACTAAAATACAATTGTGGGTACCTGTTAAACAAGGTTCATATCATGAATATTAA
- a CDS encoding glycoside hydrolase family 13 protein, with translation MTKQWWKEAVAYQVYPRSFNDSNNDGIGDLPGLIDKLDYLKDLGIDVIWLSPMYKSPNDDNGYDISDYMDIMDEFGTMADFNQLLNEVHQRDMKLILDLVVNHTSDEHPWFIESKSSKDNPKRDWYIWQDPKPDGSEPNNWESIFNGSTWEYDAHTGQYYFHLFSKKQPDLNWDNPDVRNAVFDMMNWWFDKGIDGFRVDAITHIKKTFEAGDLPVPEGKTYAPAFDVDMNQPGIQDWLQEMKDKSLSQYDIMTVGEANGVSPDNADEWVGEQNGKFNMIFQFEHLGLWNSGDSKFDVKSYKDILNRWQKQLEGKGWNALFIENHDQPRRVSTWGNDEQYWYESATSHAAVYFLQQGTPFIYQGQEIGMTNYPFESIETFNDVAVKNDYNIVKEQGGDVEALLAKYKDENRDNSRTPMQWDDSLNGGFTKGQPWFPVNPNYRTINVAQQLNDDHSVLQFYKDLIQLRKSDDIYVYGTFDLVDADNRNVFAYTRTLNDKKVLVVGNLTAEKSKLNTTFNESDLTIKLHNYDNNIDLNHLQPFEAFVAEIND, from the coding sequence ATGACTAAACAATGGTGGAAAGAAGCAGTTGCATATCAAGTTTATCCTAGAAGTTTTAATGATAGTAATAATGATGGTATTGGTGATTTACCAGGTCTTATTGATAAATTAGACTATTTAAAAGACTTAGGTATTGATGTAATTTGGTTAAGTCCAATGTACAAATCACCGAATGATGATAACGGTTATGATATCAGTGATTATATGGATATTATGGATGAATTTGGAACAATGGCTGATTTTAACCAGCTATTAAATGAAGTTCATCAAAGAGATATGAAATTAATATTAGATTTAGTGGTTAATCATACATCTGATGAGCATCCTTGGTTTATTGAATCAAAATCTAGTAAAGATAATCCAAAAAGAGATTGGTATATTTGGCAAGACCCTAAACCAGATGGCTCTGAACCTAATAATTGGGAAAGTATTTTTAATGGTTCAACTTGGGAATATGATGCGCATACAGGACAATATTATTTCCATTTATTTAGTAAAAAACAACCAGATTTAAATTGGGATAACCCCGATGTTAGAAATGCTGTATTCGATATGATGAATTGGTGGTTTGATAAAGGTATTGATGGTTTCAGAGTAGATGCCATTACCCATATTAAAAAAACATTCGAAGCAGGTGACCTACCAGTACCAGAAGGTAAAACATATGCACCGGCTTTTGATGTTGATATGAATCAACCAGGAATTCAGGATTGGCTTCAAGAAATGAAAGATAAATCATTAAGCCAATATGACATTATGACAGTTGGAGAAGCTAATGGTGTCAGCCCTGATAATGCAGATGAATGGGTTGGTGAGCAAAATGGTAAATTTAATATGATATTCCAATTTGAACATTTAGGCTTATGGAATAGTGGGGACTCTAAATTTGATGTTAAATCTTATAAAGATATTTTAAATAGATGGCAAAAGCAACTCGAAGGTAAGGGTTGGAATGCATTATTTATTGAAAATCATGATCAACCAAGACGCGTATCAACTTGGGGAAATGATGAGCAATATTGGTATGAATCTGCAACAAGTCATGCGGCAGTATACTTCTTACAACAAGGAACACCATTTATTTACCAAGGACAAGAAATAGGCATGACAAACTATCCTTTTGAGAGTATTGAAACATTTAATGATGTTGCAGTTAAAAATGATTACAATATTGTTAAAGAACAAGGTGGAGATGTTGAGGCGTTATTAGCTAAATATAAAGATGAAAATCGTGACAATTCACGCACTCCTATGCAATGGGATGATTCTTTAAACGGCGGCTTTACTAAAGGACAACCATGGTTCCCGGTCAATCCTAATTATCGTACGATCAACGTTGCTCAACAATTAAACGATGATCATTCAGTATTACAATTTTACAAAGACTTAATACAATTACGTAAATCAGATGATATTTATGTATATGGTACATTTGATTTAGTAGATGCTGACAATAGAAACGTATTTGCCTATACGAGAACATTAAATGATAAGAAAGTATTGGTTGTAGGAAATTTAACTGCAGAAAAATCAAAACTTAATACTACATTTAATGAGTCAGACTTAACGATAAAACTGCATAATTATGATAATAATATTGATTTAAATCATCTACAGCCATTTGAGGCATTTGTAGCCGAAATTAACGACTAA